The nucleotide window ATGTGAGCGCATAGGTGCCATACCAGCACCACCGCCGATGAATACCATTTCAGCATTGGTCTTTTTGGCGAAGAATTCACCAAATGGGCCGTATACGGTAATTTTATCGCCCGGTTTCAAGCTGAACACATAAGATGACATCTGACCTGGCGGAATACCTTGGGATTTTGGTGGAGGTGTTGCAATACGAATATTGAACTTAACTACACCTTTCTCTTCAGGATAGTTAGCCATAGAGTAAGCACGAATAACCGGCTCATTTACTTTTGATTCAAGATTGAAGAAACCAAAGCGCTCCCAATCACCGCGGTACTCGGGCTCAATATCAAAGTCAGAAAACTTCACATGATGAGGCGGACATTCCAACTGCACATAACCACCTGCACGGAAATCAACGCTCTCACCTTCCGGCAAACGCAGAGTTAACTCCTTGATGAAAGTAGCAACGTTAGGGTTAGATTCAACAGTAGTAACCCACTGCTTTACACCAAACACTTCTTCCGGCACATGAATTTTCATGTTTTGTTTTACCGGAACCTGGCAACTTAAACGCCAGCCTTCGTTTTGCTCGCGACGGTTAAAGTGCGGTTCTTCAGTTGGCAGAATAGAACCACCACCTTCGTTTACTACACATTTACATTGCGCACAGCTACCGCCACCGCCACATGCCGATGCCAAAAACACGTTATTGGCAGCGAGGGTTTGCAGCAACTTACCGCCAGCGGGAACAGTGATTGTTTTCTCATCATTAATAAGAATTTGCACATCACCACTGTTTACCAATTTGGCCTTGGCCACCAGAATCACCACCACCAACGCGATGACGATTGCGGTGAACATGACTACACCTAATACAATCTCGATATTCATTGAATTTTATTCCTCGTCTCGCTTAGAGAGAAATGCCGCCAAAAGACATAAAGCCTAATGACATCAATCCCACGGTGATAAAGGTAATACCCAAGCCACGCAAGCCTTCGGGTACGTCGGAATATTTCATTTTTTCGAGAATACCTGCGAGCAACACAATCGCAATTGCCCATCCGGTACCTGAGCCCAAGCCATAAATTAC belongs to Cellvibrio sp. pealriver and includes:
- the nqrF gene encoding NADH:ubiquinone reductase (Na(+)-transporting) subunit F; translation: MNIEIVLGVVMFTAIVIALVVVILVAKAKLVNSGDVQILINDEKTITVPAGGKLLQTLAANNVFLASACGGGGSCAQCKCVVNEGGGSILPTEEPHFNRREQNEGWRLSCQVPVKQNMKIHVPEEVFGVKQWVTTVESNPNVATFIKELTLRLPEGESVDFRAGGYVQLECPPHHVKFSDFDIEPEYRGDWERFGFFNLESKVNEPVIRAYSMANYPEEKGVVKFNIRIATPPPKSQGIPPGQMSSYVFSLKPGDKITVYGPFGEFFAKKTNAEMVFIGGGAGMAPMRSHIFDQLRRLKTDRKMSFWYGARSLRELFYKEDYDMLQAENENFKWHVALSDPQPEDNWNGLTGFIHNVLYENYLKDHPAPEDCEFYMCGPPMMNAAVIKMLKSLGVEDDNILLDDFGG